The window CCCCACGGTCTCGCCGGCGCCCCGcccccaccgcgccgccgccgcctcgccctccccgGCGCTCCCTCCCCTTCGCTCCGCCCGCCTCCTCCCCGGCCGGAACCGAACAGGTAACCCCCCGATTCCACCGCGCAAGTCCGGATCTCGACGCGACGCGGAAAAAACGAATCTTTCTTCTGCCCCCTTCTCCCCCCTATCGCGCCGCCCCGCAGAGAACTCCGCCCCCGGGCAGAGATTTTCGATCTCCGGCCGACACAGCGCCTGTTTATCTCTCTAGGTCTTAGGAGAATCGCGTAGCCGTCCCGGGCTGAGCCTGTGTGGTGTTTTGGTGTCGCAGAGCAGGGTCCGGGACGATGGAGCTGCAGACGTCGGGGCGGCCCATCGAGGTGCTGATGGAGAAGGTGCTGTCGATGAACATCGTCTCCTCGGACTACTTCAAGGAGCTCTACAAGATCAAGACCTACCACGAGGTCATCGACGAGATCTACAACCAGGTGGACCACGTCGAGCCCTGGATGACGGGCAACTGCCGCGGCCCCTCCACCGCCTTCTGCCTCCTCTACAAGCTCTTCACCATGAAGCTCACCGTCAACCAGATGCACGGCCTGCTCAAGCACCCGGACTCCCCCTACATCAGAGCTGTAAGTAAGGATTATCTTTTCTTGCCCCAGCTTTCTCGTAACGTTTATTTATCTTTCTGCTCTTTATgattgtatgttttttgttatgaTTGTATATGTTTGATTTTATTTAGCTCTCATGGAATATAGTTATTTTTGCAACAGATTGGGTTTCTGTACCTGCGCTATGCCGCGGACCCAAAGACCTTATGGACCTGGTATGAGCCCTACATTCAAGATGACGAGGTACTGTCTCTTCTGTGTTCGCTCTCTGCCTCATCTGCGTTTGTTTGACCATAAATCAAGCAGCAATAGGCCAAGCTCTAGTTCCAATCATATGTTCTTTTTGTTTACATTGAAGTAACTTTCAAACCTCTGTGTTGCTTTCAACAAAGTGTTTTGTTAACATGTGAAATATAAACAAAGATCTTCTGTTTTTATTGTGTGGCTGTTTTTTCTAAGAATAATGCTTGTACAAACCTGAAGTGACTAGTAAACATATATTGCAAATGAAAGCTGGCACAGCATATGGTTCTTCTTTTGCCTTCCATTGTGGATCAAGTAAAGAAGGATTTTATCTATGAAATAAAGTGAAGCCCAAACAGTGAGCTGATGAAAGTGTGTGATCAGAGAGGCCAGATGGATAGTTCTCTGGAATCCACCATGCCTGTACTAGAGAATAGAGATTACTTGCACTTATAACTTGTTTCTTTATGACATAACGATCTGCACATGTATGATCCTAATGCTTATCCATGTGGATCAACGTGTGCAAATAGTTAGTTTGCCATGCCTGTTCTTAACATTTATGATTTTTTGTGATAAAATGTTTAATTCTTTTGTGGTTCTTTTGTAATGAACCATAGCTCACCTCTACATAATACGTGTTCTCTTTCAGGAGTTTTCCCCTGGATCCAATGGTAAAATGACAACTATGGGCGTTTATGTGCGTGATGTCATCCTTGGTCAGGTATATCTCTTAAACTATGCCCCCATTTCTTCCATTTGACATAACTTTACTATAGAGCTGCTATTACAGTTTTCTATAGTTACCCAAGCACATCCGATGGCATACGTGATTGACATACTATTTTCTGAGCCTAAGTGCAATATCTGTTTGTTGAATCTCACCTGTTGATTTGGCATACTGAGCGGAAATTTCAATTGTGGAGTTGCTTTaagaggagagatctcttccaCCAGTAACCACTTTGTAAAGGTTTGTCATGATATGTTACTCGAATGTTCTTTTCACTTTTGCCACTAGTGTTCCATATTTTCAACTGGTTGAAGTATTCATTGCACATAAAAATGATGTGTGCTTTTGAGATGCTTTACTCTGTTTCAGGCTATATGTCCTGTATTGTTAATTTCTTGGCTTGAGATGctattgtttccctttctgtccatGCTTTATGCTTTGGAAAAGATCTATGGGCATATTTACCAAGAGAATCAAGTCCATTTCCCGTATAGAAAAAGGAGGCCCAGTGTGTAATAAGTACCTTAGAACTGGAAGCTTTTGAACTTTGTTTTAGGACGCCTAAGTTCATGTAAAAAACTCTTGACTGGTTGGCTCCCACATACATTCATAGTCAGGATTATGTGATATTTTGGTACAATGGATAGCATCTCCAGTAGTCTATTAATTTTATTCCATATGCAAGCTAGAGGGAAATTAGTACCAGATTGAGTTGCTTGTGTTTTGGTTGAATCAAGACAGTTGGTAAACTCCTTGGTTTGATCAGCTATTACTGTTTGGTGGGTGAGTACTTAAATTCTTATGGTCTAGCTGATACAGCAATGGATATCTGTCTCAGTTGGCACGAAGCACTAGCAGTCATTTGGCTAGTTCTTATTTTGGCCAAAAAAAAAAACACTTCAGTTTAGTTTTTGTTGTCACTGTTTGCCACAATAACTGAGAACACCTCAGCCCTAGCCTAGACGCTCGTATGCCAAATACAACAGAACAAATTAACCTCATAATCATACTCTGTTACCACTTTATGTTTCTTGACAAGTTATATGCTATCGTATCCGTCTAGTATTTCCTTTCCAGGCCATTATTCTAGTAGCTTGAAATGAGAAATAGCATTCACACGTTTGGTAAACTAAATTTCCTTGTCATTTATTGTTTCTTTGCAGTACTACTTCGACAGTCTTCTTCCACGAGTGCCTCTCCTAATTCTGCGACAGGTTACTGCCCATCTGGAGAAAATGAAGCTCCCAACAAAGCAGTCAGGGATAACTGGGGATTCTAGCCGCCTTGGTTCAGATGATACTGCCCGGCGGCCTCCTTCAGTGAAGGCTTCTCTGTCCGTCTCTTTTGGTCAGCGTGCTCCACACCGTGCATCCACAAGGGATTCATCCCCAGTCCGAAAGACATTGCCTTCTGTACGAGAAAGGGAAAGGAGTCATGATGGCAGTCATGCCAAATCTCCACCCAGGAAGCACCGAAGTCAGAGTCGTGAGCGCAGCCGTGACATTGAGAGGGACCGTTCAGATCGCGATCGTGGTAGGTACAAGGATAGGGAGCATGGTCGGCACAGCCGTGATAACAGAGACCGTGACTACCGCCGCTCAAGCTATTCTGATAGGGATGTTGAGAGGCGCGGCCATGAAAGGAGGGATAGGGACTCCGACCGAAACGGGCGTTCGAGTGGCCGCAgaagcaggagcaggagcaggagtcCAAGCCGTGGCAGAACCAACGGGGACAGCCACCGCTCCAGCCCGTTTGGTAAAGCGCCGGAGTCATCAAACCTGGCGAAGCTGAAGGATCTATACGGTGACGCGACGAACGCGaaggacgacgccggcgacgacagatcTCGCAGggactccggaactgaagaggtgaTCAGATTGGGAGGCGCCAGGTGGAGGTGACCGCCAGAAGCCGAGAACCATGGGGATTCTATTCTTGTTGTACTAACATGCTATACGCCGCGGGCGTTGCGCAGCAGCTAATGGGTTTCGTCTCCCCTGCGCTCCTCTGCCTTCCCTTGGGAAAAATGTCTCCGACTAGCGTGTACAATGCAAAATCTGTTGGGAGGCTAAGCCGTTTAGTGGCGACGACAGATAAATTATTTGTTCACTTTGAATAGCCAAATTCTGTATCTGATATATGCTTTATGCGTTGTGAGCTCAAAACAGACATTTGCTTCTTTGCTTGTGTTGTCAGTGGTGATATGCGGCGCCTGCTCGTTTCACATGTATTAAGACCGTATGCAGTGCAAGGTGCTTGATAAAACAAATCGGTTTTGTAAATTAATTAGAGGAAGAAGCAATTTATTTCACTTTCTGCCGTCGGATAGATCATGGATGGCCTTGCCTTTGACTGCCCCCTTGCCTCCCTGGTCAACCATGGTCGCAGAGCAGCCAGCACTTCgatatcatatactccctccgttcctagtgaccacatacggagtaaaatgagtaaatttacactttaaaatatgcctatatatatccatatgtggtagttcatttgaaatcaagacttacatttaggaacggagggagtaccagcgaACCCTAGAAAAATCTAAATCCCCTTTCTATCGACGATGGGTCATGTAGGTACCTCTGCTATAGAAAAAAAAACCCGCTAGTGTTTAAGCAAAATGTTTTGGTTTTACAAACACCTTTGTACCTGGCCTATAGAAAACTTACGCCTCATCTAGTTCCATCATTTTgagaaaaaatgatttttttttatttttttacacaATTTGAGTCACTTGTTGATTCACGATTACACCTATTAAAAGTTTCAAACGCCCTCTTTTTTAAATTGAAAGAATCATATAAAAGGAGCATTTTACTAGCAGCTATGGAGATTGCTCTAGCTATAGTTTCAGATATTTCACCTAGTTTTAACAACGGGTACCCAATATTCGGGACCCCTTTGTGCTTTGGCGTTTTAAATGAAAAATTGGCAGAAAATGACCAAATTGAAATATATTAAATGACGACGATGGTATTGGATAAAAAACGCGCTTTGATGAAGAAAAGTGCAAGGTGGAGTCAATACACATCGCTGTGTTCCTAGCGGAGTTTAGCCTTTGTTTATTTTGTCGTTCGATGCATCGTTACCTCAAAATATACAATGTGATTTTGAGAGACATGGGGGAATTACAGAATTATGGAATGTGGTACAGTCTAGGAGCAATACAAAGAACAGCTAAAAGAAGAGTGACAGAAGGTCCATAGCCAGCTTCCCGCCCAGAAAGGGTCGAGACCGAGCTCCGGCTAGACGGGTTACCGCTTCAACCATCCATCAGGCGAAGAAGGTCTTCTCCGGTGAGAGCTGTGGCATCAACTTCCCTGGTGAAGCTCTGCTTCGCCTCGAGCCTTAAAGCCGCGCCCTGCCATGTAGCTTGCGACGGCGGCCCTGCCATGTAGTCGCATTCCCTGTGCTCAGCCGGACAGTCACCATGATCCTCAGCTGCTGAGCAGTGTTGCCGGCGTGGAGGGCAGAAGAGGCCATTCAGTGGATGCCACAGATAGATTGGCTGGGTATTTTTCGCAGACCCGGTTACATCCCAGAGTCACCCCTGTTCCGAAACGCAGGGATGGAACTGAACATGTCTTGGCCTGCGCCGCTCCTTCCATCCTCTGCCGACCAAACTCTTCTTAACCTGGTAGAGAGGTTTCTGCTCTGGCAAAATTTGGCGCCTTATTTAGTCTACCTCTAAATGATGGCACAcattatatgtactccctccgttcctaaatataagtctttttagagatttcaacaagggactacatacggagcaaaatgagtgaatctacactctaaaatatgtctatatacatccgtatgttgtagttcatttgaaaccactaaaaagacttatatttaggaacggagggagtacaagcatGCGATCCGATTGAATCGTACCTGACAGATGAGTTTCACGATTCCAGGTTCACCCATCCACCAAGAGTCTGTCCTGAACTTTCAGACGTTCTACAAAAGATCTGTAAACAAAAGGTTGTATCGTCAGAACAATGCCTTAGATGCCAAAGTGAAGGCAGTTATATGTGGTACAAGAGTAGTTTTTATAGAATTTTTACCTGTTTGGTGGAAAATGTCCATATAAATGATCGCAGGCTGCACCGTGGATATTGCCGTATATACCAGCTGTGCCTCACTGTATACAGCATAGTGTTTTGGTACCAGACTGACCTACCGTTGGAAAAACACAACAGCAGTGAATCATGCTGGGACACTAAATCCAGCTATAACCAACTTCTTTCTCGGTGGCAGTTCTCCTAATTTGACTTCTTAGACTATCAATCGCACCCCATCTATTTGTTGATCCATGTACACTGATCAGGTGAAGATAAGGCATTTTAGTAGAAGGATTTATGGCGATCAACTGACTTGCCGCATGCTCTGCTAACTTATCATTGCCACTCAATCTGCAGCTGCTCAAGAGAGAGGTCCATATTGCTGAATCAGGTTCAAATGGCATCGACTTAACCAACCCTTCAGCCTCCTCAACCATGCCTCTCCTACAAAATAGGTCAACCATGCAAGCATAGTGCATTACATTAGGCACAATTCCATGATCACGCGTCATCGCATCGAAGAAATGTTTTGCTTCCTCCAAAAGACTCATGTGATTACATGCAGAAAGTACACCAACAAATGTGATTTCATCAGGATCAACTTGTGACATCTTCATATTCTCGAACATTTCAATAGCATTTTCACCAAGGCTACTGAATGCATATCCATGAATTATTGTATTCCATGTAACCACATCTCTCTTACCCATCTGATCAAAAATATTCTGGGCTGCAACCATTTTGCCACATTTGCAATATAGGCTAATGAGTGAATTCTGACTTAGTAAACATAACTCGAGTCCAAGCTTGATAGTTGTGGCGTGAAACTGCTGACCATGAACAATCATAGAATGGTGTGCAAAACAGCTTATGAGGCTAGAAACAACTGATTCGCTTGGGCGCACATATGTTAATAGCATTTTCTTGTACATCTTAAGTGCATCATCAGTTAAACCATTTTGAGCGAGCCCCATAATTAAACAGCTCCAAGTTACCGAATCATGCGAAGGTGATTCATTGAAGAGCCTGTAAGCTTCAGTAACCTTGCCTTGATGAAGAAAACCAGCTATCATCACATTATAGGTGACAACAGTCCTTTTGTTCATCCTATGGAAAAGGTCCAGGGCATCATCCAGATATCCTTCTTTCATGTATCCAAAGAGTAAAGATGTACAAGACATTACATCTGTTTGGGGCATACTATAAAACATATCCCGTGCTTTATCTAGCATTCCGTTGTCTACAAACCATGACATCAAAGCAGTAGCTGCTTCCacgttcttctcaggcatccttgaGTATAACTCAGTAGCATCAGTAATTCTTCCATCTCTGATATAGCCATTAATCATCGAGTTCCACGAGACCTTATCTCTTTCAGTCATGGAATCAAAAAGTTCTCTAgcctcatcgatcttgtctgcataAATATAACCACATATGATGGCATTCCATGAACCGACATGCTTTCTGTCCATTTTATCAAACTCCAATTGTGCTTCATCGATGTCCAAGGAGTTACAGTACATCGCAACTAATGATGCCTCGATAATCAGGTCAAGAACAAATCCACACTTCACAGAAAACCCATGAATGCATCTACCTCCTCCAATACTTTTCAGACCAGCATACGCATTCACAACCTTAACTAGAACTGCATTTGTCATTTCCTCCCCATTCCGCATCAACCTTCTGAACAGTTCAACTGCCTCTCTGAATCGCTGATGGTGGACAAGCCCTCCTATCATGACACACCACGACACAGAATTCTTCACGGGCATCGAGTCAAACAGCTCCAACGCCAGCTCCACCTCATGCACCGTAACATAGCCCTTTACCATGGCCGTCCAGGACACGACATTGCGACCGGGCATCTGATCAAAAACCCTGCGGGCGTCGGCTACCCGGTGGTTCATCATGAGGCCTGATAGAAGAGCATTCCACAAGGCCACATTTGGAGTGTCCACGTCGTCAAAGACTCGCTGCAGGCAACTGAAAACCCCACAGTTGGCATACATGGTGACGAGAGAGGCGCCCACGAACACATTACCCGTGGAGCAGGACTTGAGCGCGAGGCCGTGGACGCATCGCCCCAGCTCCAGAGCCTCCAGCCGCGCGACAGCTGACAGCACGGTCGAGAACGAGGTGTGGTCCGGCGGGAGCCCGCGACACCTCAGCTCCAGGAAGCCGTATGCAGCCTCCCGGTACGCGCCCTCCCGCGCGTGCGCGGCCATGAGGGAGTTCCAGGACACCACGTCGCGCCGCGGCATTCCGTCGAACACCTGCCGCGCGGCGCCCGGCCTGCCGGCCCTCAGGTGCGCGCCCATCAGCCTGTTCCCGGAGGCGATGCCCTCGTCGTGGGAGCAGACACAAAGCGCGCGCGCCGCGTCCCCCGGCGACTTGGGAGGCCGGGAGTCCGCCGTTCCGAGAACGCCGGCGCGCCGCGCCGTGACACGCATGCCGAAGAAGCTCCCGCAGCGCTGGTAGTTGGCGCGAATAGCAGTGTGCTCCTTTTTTTTTTTAAGGAAACAGCTTCGTAAAACAGTTCTTCATGGGGCCACACATGGCGCGGCCCACCAACAAGTAATATTTTTTCCTTTTTAATATAAATATATTAGACACTAAAAATATATAAATATATCTAATTTTCTACTAAATTTATAAATCAGTTCTAAAAtagaaaaatactccctccgtcccaaaataagtgtcttgagcttagtataaatttttactagagctagtacaaagttgagacacttattttgggacggagggagtattacgtaTTGCAAAAATAAATGTTCACATATAGATAATAAATGTTCCTACATTTAAAAACAGTTGttcaaaaaattagaaaacagatgtTCACATGTGTGAAAATAAATGTTATATATACTTGGGAAAAGTTGTGCATGTcgtgaaaagaaaaaaagaaaaaaatgtgaaTGTATTACATAAATATACGAGTATTTTCCAGAAAGGTTGTAATTAAATAAAAAAAAGCATGTATCATAAAAAAATTGTCATAAATTAATGCTTATGATATTAAATATGTGTCTGTCAGTATCAAAATATTTTCATATATTTGAAAGTACATATTCATAAAtagaaggaaaaaggaaaaaggtaGAAAATGAAAAGTTAAAATATATACTGTAAAAATAAAAACATGAAATAATATGAAAGTGCTAATAATGAAATGGGAAAAggataataaaaataaatatagaTACTATGAAAAATAAATAAGAACATGGTCTAATTGGGACGATCGACACACCATGGGTGGTCATGGACGTCGATAGTCATATTTCATGCAATGAGCGGTAAACTGGATTTCCACGAATAACAACATGAATTTGGAGGGGATGTAAGCCTCATGACAGGCCCACAAGACTCAACCCGATATTGCAAAAAGCCCAGCTTGCGACTTACGTGCCTTTGTATGTAACCCCCTCGTCCGCCCCCATGGGCGGCCAGGGGGGAACCCTCGCCGCCGTCGGGCGTCTCTTCCCCACCTCCCTCACCATCGCTGCCGTGGGCGAAGCCTGGTCGACAGGGGCAGCGGCAGGGCATCTCTCACCTACGCGGGATTCGGCTGGCGCGGGGCGGCCTGTTCGTGAAGAGGCGCTAGGCTACCGTGGGAGTTCGCTGACGTTGCGGGCAGATCCTGGTGGCGGCGTGCGCGTCGCGCTGACAGCTGGAGTCCATGCGTGCAGCGCGGATTGGCGGCTGCGGGAGCGCTAGGAGCTGGTGTCTGCGTGAGTCATCACGTTTGGTCAGATCCTTCATGATCTGGCGCTAGGATGCTGCGGCCAATGCGGGGTGGTGGTACTCGTCGTTGCCCAGCTCGAATTTTTTTGATCTGGCGCCTGGACGGATCTGCACCGGAGTCTCTCCTCGATCCTCCTTTTCATGGGATGAGCCCTATGGTGATTTCCTCTCCCGTTGGTTTCGTTCCTCGACACGTGGCAAGATCCGGAGTAGACATAGGTTGGTGGTACAAGTtggggactgatacgtctccaacgtagctgtaatttttgattgttccatgctattatattacctgttttggatatttatggcctttattttacatatttatatcatttttgggactaacctactaaccggaggcccagccgtattgctgttttttttttgcctatttcagtatttcgaagaaaaggaatatcaaacggagtccaaacggaatgaaaccttcagtagcgtgatttttggaacgaacgtgatccagaggacttggagtgcaactcaagaagcaaccggagcctccacgagataggagggcgcccccccccttgtagggcgtgccccctgtctcgtgggcccctcgggcgtccatcgacgtactccttcctcctatataagtctacataccccaaaaacatccaggagccacctgaagaaatatttccgccatcgtaaccttctgtatccgcgagatcccatcttggagccgtcgccggcgttctgccggagggggaatacaccatggagggcttctacatcaacatccttgcccctccaatgagttgtgagtagtttaccatagaccttcaggtccatagttattagctagatggcttattatctctttttggatctcaatacaatgttcttcccctctcttgtgaagaactattcgatgtaatctctttttgcggcgtgtttgtcaagatccgatgaattgtgggtttatgatcagatttatctatggataataattgaatcttctctgaattcttttatatgattgagttatctttgcaagtctcttcgaattatcggtttggtttggcctactagattgatctttcttgccatgggagaagtgcttagctttgggttcaatcttgcggtgatcttacccagtgacagaaagggttgcaagacacgtattgtattgttgccatcgaggataaaaagatgtggtttatatcatattgcttgagtttatccctctacatcatgtcatcttgcttaatgt is drawn from Triticum dicoccoides isolate Atlit2015 ecotype Zavitan chromosome 4A, WEW_v2.0, whole genome shotgun sequence and contains these coding sequences:
- the LOC119287808 gene encoding pre-mRNA splicing factor SR-like 1 isoform X1, coding for MELQTSGRPIEVLMEKVLSMNIVSSDYFKELYKIKTYHEVIDEIYNQVDHVEPWMTGNCRGPSTAFCLLYKLFTMKLTVNQMHGLLKHPDSPYIRALFLQQIGFLYLRYAADPKTLWTWYEPYIQDDEEFSPGSNGKMTTMGVYVRDVILGQYYFDSLLPRVPLLILRQVTAHLEKMKLPTKQSGITGDSSRLGSDDTARRPPSVKASLSVSFGQRAPHRASTRDSSPVRKTLPSVRERERSHDGSHAKSPPRKHRSQSRERSRDIERDRSDRDRGRYKDREHGRHSRDNRDRDYRRSSYSDRDVERRGHERRDRDSDRNGRSSGRRSRSRSRSPSRGRTNGDSHRSSPFGKAPESSNLAKLKDLYGDATNAKDDAGDDRSRRDSGTEEVIRLGGARWR
- the LOC119287808 gene encoding pre-mRNA splicing factor SR-like 1 isoform X2; this translates as MELQTSGRPIEVLMEKVLSMNIVSSDYFKELYKIKTYHEVIDEIYNQVDHVEPWMTGNCRGPSTAFCLLYKLFTMKLTVNQMHGLLKHPDSPYIRAIGFLYLRYAADPKTLWTWYEPYIQDDEEFSPGSNGKMTTMGVYVRDVILGQYYFDSLLPRVPLLILRQVTAHLEKMKLPTKQSGITGDSSRLGSDDTARRPPSVKASLSVSFGQRAPHRASTRDSSPVRKTLPSVRERERSHDGSHAKSPPRKHRSQSRERSRDIERDRSDRDRGRYKDREHGRHSRDNRDRDYRRSSYSDRDVERRGHERRDRDSDRNGRSSGRRSRSRSRSPSRGRTNGDSHRSSPFGKAPESSNLAKLKDLYGDATNAKDDAGDDRSRRDSGTEEVIRLGGARWR
- the LOC119287808 gene encoding pre-mRNA splicing factor SR-like 1 isoform X3 gives rise to the protein MELQTSGRPIEVLMEKVLSMNIVSSDYFKELYKIKTYHEVIDEIYNQVDHVEPWMTGNCRGPSTAFCLLYKLFTMKLTVNQMHGLLKHPDSPYIRAVIIFATDWVSVPALCRGPKDLMDLV
- the LOC119287808 gene encoding pre-mRNA splicing factor SR-like 1 isoform X4 encodes the protein MELQTSGRPIEVLMEKVLSMNIVSSDYFKELYKIKTYHEVIDEIYNQVDHVEPWMTGNCRGPSTAFCLLYKLFTMKLTVNQMHGLLKHPDSPYIRAVNWVSVPALCRGPKDLMDLV
- the LOC119287809 gene encoding pentatricopeptide repeat-containing protein At4g02750-like, with product MRVTARRAGVLGTADSRPPKSPGDAARALCVCSHDEGIASGNRLMGAHLRAGRPGAARQVFDGMPRRDVVSWNSLMAAHAREGAYREAAYGFLELRCRGLPPDHTSFSTVLSAVARLEALELGRCVHGLALKSCSTGNVFVGASLVTMYANCGVFSCLQRVFDDVDTPNVALWNALLSGLMMNHRVADARRVFDQMPGRNVVSWTAMVKGYVTVHEVELALELFDSMPVKNSVSWCVMIGGLVHHQRFREAVELFRRLMRNGEEMTNAVLVKVVNAYAGLKSIGGGRCIHGFSVKCGFVLDLIIEASLVAMYCNSLDIDEAQLEFDKMDRKHVGSWNAIICGYIYADKIDEARELFDSMTERDKVSWNSMINGYIRDGRITDATELYSRMPEKNVEAATALMSWFVDNGMLDKARDMFYSMPQTDVMSCTSLLFGYMKEGYLDDALDLFHRMNKRTVVTYNVMIAGFLHQGKVTEAYRLFNESPSHDSVTWSCLIMGLAQNGLTDDALKMYKKMLLTYVRPSESVVSSLISCFAHHSMIVHGQQFHATTIKLGLELCLLSQNSLISLYCKCGKMVAAQNIFDQMGKRDVVTWNTIIHGYAFSSLGENAIEMFENMKMSQVDPDEITFVGVLSACNHMSLLEEAKHFFDAMTRDHGIVPNVMHYACMVDLFCRRGMVEEAEGLVKSMPFEPDSAIWTSLLSSCRLSGNDKLAEHAASQLIAINPSTKMPYLHLISVHGSTNRWGAIDSLRSQIRRTATEKEVGYSWI